In a single window of the Desertifilum tharense IPPAS B-1220 genome:
- a CDS encoding PAS domain-containing sensor histidine kinase, which yields MGLALLVGYRVWLELKLKNLLPDLKSDTLRATRSSLSRLLWAIAFQQETCRDLENQVERWKQLLYLAPIGYIQVDEENQLCWCNQQACQLLGIQAPAAARPRLLLEIVRSYELDELIEVTRDAQKPCQREWTFQPTCADPTNLSQQQAIALRGIGIPLTRGEVGVFLENCQEVLILSQQRDRAFSDVAHELKTPLTSIRLVAETLQSRLDPPLRNWVDRLLNEAIRLSDLVQVLLDLSQLEREAGSCLNLKNVNLPELIQSSWLSLEPLARKKQVELDYGGPSKLLIQADEPRLYRVLLNLLDNSIKYSPSGASIQLRVSLEPHPQAPPESTQQWVHLEAIDSGSGFPENAIPHVFERFYRAEPSRSRRYPHPSASSRPDNRSPASDLHPSYGSGLGLAIVRQIIEAHRGTVSASNHPDTGGAWLQVWLPWQPSNLTIDR from the coding sequence GTGGGTCTAGCTCTGCTTGTCGGCTATCGAGTCTGGCTCGAACTCAAGCTGAAAAATTTGCTACCTGACCTGAAATCAGACACGCTGAGGGCAACGCGATCTTCTTTATCTCGCCTGCTATGGGCGATCGCGTTTCAGCAAGAAACTTGTCGCGATCTAGAAAACCAGGTTGAACGCTGGAAACAACTGCTGTATCTGGCTCCCATTGGCTATATCCAAGTCGATGAAGAAAATCAACTATGTTGGTGCAATCAGCAAGCCTGTCAGCTACTGGGAATCCAAGCTCCCGCAGCCGCTAGACCTCGGTTGCTGCTCGAAATTGTGCGTTCCTATGAATTAGATGAACTGATTGAAGTGACGCGCGATGCTCAAAAACCCTGTCAGCGAGAATGGACTTTTCAACCGACTTGTGCCGATCCCACTAACTTATCGCAGCAACAGGCGATCGCCCTGCGCGGGATCGGGATACCGCTGACGAGGGGTGAAGTGGGGGTCTTTTTAGAAAATTGTCAGGAAGTCCTGATTTTATCGCAACAGCGCGATCGCGCTTTTTCCGATGTTGCCCACGAACTCAAAACCCCCCTCACCTCCATTCGTCTCGTCGCTGAAACCCTGCAATCTCGTCTCGATCCCCCCTTGCGAAACTGGGTAGATCGCTTATTAAACGAAGCCATTCGCCTCAGCGATCTCGTCCAAGTCTTGCTCGATCTCAGCCAACTAGAGCGAGAAGCCGGGTCTTGTTTAAATCTCAAAAACGTCAACCTGCCAGAACTGATCCAATCCTCCTGGCTCAGTTTGGAACCCCTAGCCCGCAAGAAACAGGTAGAACTTGACTACGGCGGCCCATCCAAATTACTCATTCAAGCCGATGAGCCGCGCTTGTATCGCGTCCTCCTTAACCTTTTGGATAACAGCATTAAATACAGCCCGTCGGGTGCGAGCATCCAGCTTAGAGTTAGTTTAGAACCCCATCCCCAAGCCCCACCTGAATCGACCCAACAATGGGTGCATCTCGAAGCGATTGATTCGGGTTCGGGTTTCCCCGAAAATGCGATCCCCCATGTCTTTGAACGATTTTACCGAGCCGAGCCATCGCGATCGCGCCGCTACCCTCACCCTTCCGCCAGCAGCCGACCCGATAACCGCTCGCCCGCCTCCGACTTACATCCCAGTTATGGCAGCGGTTTAGGTTTAGCGATCGTCCGGCAAATTATCGAAGCGCATCGCGGCACCGTCAGCGCCAGCAACCATCCCGACACCGGAGGCGCTTGGCTGCAAGTTTGGTTACCTTGGCAACCGAGTAACTTAACAATCGATCGTTAA
- a CDS encoding pseudouridine synthase — MHERLHKILSRWGVASRRHAEQMILAGRVRLNGTVVEQLGQKADPERDAIEVDGTLIADKRQPQRLYLLLHKPVGVVSTCRDPQNRRTVLELLPPNLRNHQGIHPVGRLDADSSGALLLTNDGDLTFGLTHPRHSVPKTYRVWVKGSPPETVLQAWRTGVILSGRKTAPAQVKVLESKAEETLLEIILREGRNRQIRRVAEQLGYPVVHLHRIAIGSIHLRQLPTGQYRMLSQAEVQLLKQKIQSAAVKRRAGGKERNL; from the coding sequence ATGCACGAACGACTGCATAAAATCTTATCTCGCTGGGGTGTTGCTTCTCGCCGCCATGCCGAACAAATGATCCTCGCAGGTCGAGTGCGCCTCAACGGAACCGTGGTTGAGCAATTAGGGCAAAAGGCTGACCCAGAGCGAGATGCAATCGAAGTAGACGGAACTCTAATTGCGGACAAAAGACAACCTCAGCGCCTTTACCTTTTACTTCACAAGCCAGTTGGGGTAGTATCAACGTGCCGAGATCCACAAAACCGTCGTACAGTGCTCGAACTTTTACCCCCAAACTTAAGAAACCATCAAGGCATTCATCCCGTTGGACGCCTTGATGCCGATTCTTCTGGTGCGTTACTGTTGACCAATGATGGCGACTTGACCTTCGGCCTAACCCATCCGCGCCATAGCGTTCCAAAAACCTATCGAGTTTGGGTGAAAGGCTCGCCACCTGAAACTGTCTTGCAGGCTTGGCGTACAGGCGTTATTCTATCCGGTCGTAAAACCGCACCCGCTCAAGTCAAAGTGCTAGAGTCTAAAGCTGAGGAAACTTTATTGGAGATTATTCTGCGCGAAGGCAGAAATCGACAGATCAGACGGGTTGCAGAACAGCTAGGATATCCAGTGGTTCATCTTCATCGAATCGCTATTGGTTCAATTCATTTACGACAACTGCCAACGGGCCAATACCGAATGCTGAGTCAGGCTGAAGTCCAATTACTCAAGCAAAAGATTCAATCAGCAGCGGTTAAACGTCGGGCAGGGGGAAAGGAGCGCAATCTATGA
- a CDS encoding RodZ domain-containing protein: protein MKKDKQRNSYHVEQAQRIELLTDLGRYLRQARQDKALSLAQVADQTRIPQRLLQALEDGQLDRLPEPIYIKCFLRRYADALGIDGEEFSSPFPTDPIQIPVRGSWLRLPSAQLQPIHLYLLYVALIFVSVNGLSHVVGQSSNQAQEQNSEEQVNPTASQESPVTQQALATRPMSATATLPVTLQGTAVGSSDGEPVRVSLKFNAQSWVRIEADGKTAFEGILPEGTQRTWVANQQLIIRAGNAGGVMVTLNDGQTQKLGEPGAVEEVTFKAKSRS, encoded by the coding sequence ATGAAAAAAGATAAACAGAGAAACTCTTATCACGTTGAACAGGCACAGCGCATTGAATTGTTAACCGACTTGGGGCGTTACCTGCGCCAAGCGAGACAAGATAAAGCTTTATCCCTCGCTCAAGTGGCCGATCAAACTCGCATTCCCCAGCGGCTTTTACAAGCCTTGGAGGACGGACAACTCGATCGACTGCCAGAACCCATTTATATTAAGTGCTTTCTCAGACGGTATGCGGATGCGCTAGGGATCGATGGCGAAGAGTTTTCCAGTCCGTTTCCTACCGATCCCATCCAGATCCCCGTGCGTGGCTCTTGGTTGCGCTTGCCCTCCGCCCAACTTCAACCCATCCACTTGTATCTGCTGTATGTGGCTCTAATTTTTGTGTCGGTTAATGGTCTATCTCACGTAGTCGGTCAGTCTTCTAACCAAGCACAAGAGCAAAATAGCGAAGAGCAAGTTAACCCAACTGCGTCTCAAGAGTCGCCCGTTACGCAGCAGGCACTCGCCACTCGCCCCATGAGTGCGACGGCAACCTTACCTGTAACCCTACAAGGGACAGCGGTGGGGAGCAGTGATGGCGAACCCGTACGCGTGAGCCTAAAATTTAACGCTCAGTCGTGGGTGAGAATTGAAGCCGATGGTAAAACTGCCTTTGAAGGCATTCTTCCAGAGGGGACTCAACGCACTTGGGTGGCAAACCAGCAGTTAATTATCCGCGCGGGTAATGCGGGGGGCGTGATGGTGACGCTCAACGACGGTCAGACGCAGAAGCTGGGAGAACCGGGAGCAGTTGAGGAAGTGACTTTTAAGGCGAAGTCTCGTTCCTAG
- a CDS encoding glycosyl hydrolase family 57, which translates to MPATASTTHLPVLNESRSGFPNICGWESEIDAVVLHNEPIFLPTTNLQFADITAGFACALHMHQPTIPAGGNGELISNLQYMFEHPHDGDNHNAGAFAWCYSRMGQFIPELVEQGCNPRIMLDYSGNLLWGLHQMGREDVLNNLKRITCDRAYQPHVEWLGTMWSHAVIPSTPIPDIKLHIRAWQHYFAAIFGYDALRRVKGFSPPEMHLPNHPDTLFEYIKALKECGYRWLMVQEHSVEQLDGSGLTQDQKYVPNRLVARNSHGETISITALIKTQGSDTKLVAQMQPYFEAKGRGKQQMGEVSVPSVVTQIADGENGGVMMNEFPRDLFRIYHDIREQSGGRTGVVAVNGTEYLELIEAAGANPEDYPTCQAVQQHRIWQRVDPNSATPEAVETAIATLKQEDSQFHMDGASWTNHMSWVQGYDNVLDPMRKLSVAFHEKYDSQRQQDPATTQRPDYLEALLYNLLLQTSCFRYWGQGMWTDFARELYRRGEAILKR; encoded by the coding sequence ATGCCAGCAACAGCTTCTACAACCCATCTGCCCGTGTTAAACGAATCGCGGTCAGGATTTCCCAACATTTGCGGTTGGGAGTCGGAAATTGATGCCGTCGTTCTCCACAACGAACCCATCTTTTTACCCACCACCAATCTTCAGTTCGCCGATATTACCGCCGGGTTTGCTTGCGCCCTCCATATGCACCAACCGACGATTCCCGCCGGGGGAAATGGCGAGTTGATTAGCAATTTACAGTATATGTTTGAGCATCCCCACGATGGCGATAATCATAATGCGGGGGCGTTTGCGTGGTGCTATTCCCGCATGGGGCAATTTATCCCAGAATTAGTCGAACAAGGCTGCAACCCGCGCATCATGTTAGATTATTCGGGCAATCTGTTGTGGGGATTGCATCAGATGGGGCGCGAGGATGTGTTAAATAATCTCAAGCGGATTACCTGCGATCGCGCCTACCAGCCCCACGTTGAATGGTTGGGAACCATGTGGAGTCATGCCGTGATTCCGTCTACCCCCATTCCCGATATTAAGCTGCATATCCGGGCGTGGCAGCATTATTTTGCCGCAATTTTCGGCTACGATGCCCTGCGCCGGGTGAAAGGGTTCTCGCCGCCGGAAATGCACCTCCCCAACCATCCCGATACGCTGTTTGAATATATCAAAGCCCTGAAAGAATGCGGCTATCGCTGGTTAATGGTACAAGAGCATTCCGTCGAACAACTTGATGGATCGGGGTTGACACAAGACCAGAAGTATGTACCTAATCGCCTGGTTGCCCGCAACTCCCACGGAGAAACGATTAGCATCACCGCCTTAATTAAAACCCAAGGTTCCGATACCAAATTAGTCGCCCAAATGCAGCCCTATTTTGAAGCCAAGGGACGCGGAAAGCAACAAATGGGCGAGGTGAGTGTGCCTTCAGTCGTGACGCAAATTGCCGATGGGGAAAATGGCGGCGTGATGATGAATGAGTTTCCCCGCGATTTATTCCGCATCTACCACGACATTCGCGAACAGTCTGGCGGACGTACGGGCGTTGTAGCGGTGAATGGCACAGAATATCTAGAGTTGATTGAAGCCGCCGGAGCCAACCCAGAGGATTATCCCACCTGTCAAGCCGTGCAGCAACACCGGATTTGGCAGCGGGTCGATCCCAATAGCGCCACCCCAGAGGCCGTAGAAACGGCGATCGCCACCCTCAAGCAAGAAGACTCGCAGTTTCACATGGATGGGGCTTCCTGGACAAATCACATGAGTTGGGTGCAAGGATATGACAACGTATTAGACCCCATGAGAAAACTCAGCGTAGCGTTTCACGAAAAATACGATTCGCAGCGACAACAAGATCCAGCCACCACTCAACGCCCAGATTATCTAGAAGCACTGCTGTATAATTTATTGCTGCAAACCAGTTGTTTCCGCTACTGGGGTCAAGGAATGTGGACGGACTTTGCCCGCGAACTCTATCGACGCGGAGAAGCCATCTTAAAGCGATAA
- a CDS encoding YifB family Mg chelatase-like AAA ATPase translates to MLARVWSASLVGIDAVKVGVEVDVSGGLPGITIVGLPDAAVQESRERVKATLRNAGFAFPMRKIVINLTPADLRKEGPSFDLPISIGILAASEQVSPELLGDYLFLGEVSLDGSLRPVAGVLPIAAAAQKLGISGLVVPADNAREAAVVKGLAVYGFKDLIGVADFLNRPERYQPLELDGQQALIQQQFTGPDLCDVKGQTHARRALEIAAAGGHNLIFVGPPGSGKTMLARRLPGILPPLDFLEALEVTQIYSVAGLLKDRGSLVCDRPFRSPHHSASGPSLVGGGSYPRPGEISLAHHGLLFLDELTEFKRDVLEFLRQPLEDGYVTISRTRQSVVFPAQFTLVASTNPCPCGYYGDTLQPCTCSPRQREQYWAKLSGPLMDRIDLQVAVNRLKPEEITRQPTGEPSAPIRQRVQQARERARDRFRNDPSLHSNAQMQSHHLRQWCQLDETSRNILEGAIRKLGLSARATDRILKVARTIADLAGDDTLKTPHVAEAIQYRTIDRMS, encoded by the coding sequence ATGCTAGCAAGGGTTTGGAGTGCATCGCTAGTCGGCATTGACGCCGTTAAAGTCGGGGTAGAAGTCGATGTTTCGGGAGGTTTACCCGGTATTACCATTGTGGGCTTGCCCGATGCCGCCGTGCAAGAATCGCGAGAACGGGTGAAAGCCACGCTGAGAAATGCCGGGTTTGCCTTTCCCATGCGGAAAATCGTGATTAACCTCACCCCCGCCGACTTGCGAAAAGAGGGGCCGAGTTTCGACTTACCCATCAGCATTGGTATTCTCGCCGCCTCCGAACAAGTCAGCCCGGAACTGTTGGGGGATTATCTATTTTTAGGAGAAGTCTCCTTAGATGGTAGCTTGCGCCCCGTTGCTGGCGTGCTTCCGATTGCGGCGGCGGCCCAAAAGTTAGGAATTTCTGGGTTAGTGGTTCCGGCGGATAATGCGCGGGAAGCCGCAGTTGTCAAAGGGTTAGCCGTTTATGGCTTTAAAGATTTAATCGGAGTTGCCGATTTTCTCAACCGTCCAGAACGCTATCAACCTCTAGAACTCGATGGACAGCAAGCCTTAATCCAACAGCAGTTTACTGGGCCGGATTTATGCGATGTTAAGGGACAAACCCACGCCAGACGCGCCTTAGAAATTGCTGCGGCTGGGGGACATAACCTCATATTTGTCGGCCCTCCCGGTAGCGGGAAAACCATGTTAGCGCGGCGCTTACCGGGAATTTTACCGCCCTTGGACTTCTTAGAAGCCTTGGAAGTGACGCAGATTTATTCAGTTGCGGGATTATTAAAAGATCGGGGGAGTTTAGTTTGCGATCGCCCTTTTCGCAGTCCCCACCATTCCGCCTCTGGCCCTTCCCTGGTGGGGGGTGGCAGCTATCCGCGTCCGGGAGAAATCTCCTTAGCCCATCATGGCTTACTTTTTCTCGACGAACTCACCGAGTTTAAGCGCGATGTCCTAGAATTTCTGCGCCAACCCCTCGAAGACGGTTACGTCACCATCTCGCGAACCCGCCAGTCTGTCGTCTTCCCCGCCCAGTTTACCTTAGTCGCCAGTACCAATCCTTGCCCCTGCGGTTATTATGGCGATACGCTGCAACCTTGTACCTGTTCGCCCCGCCAGCGAGAACAATATTGGGCCAAACTCTCCGGCCCGTTAATGGATCGCATTGACCTGCAAGTCGCCGTCAACCGCCTCAAACCCGAAGAAATCACCCGCCAACCCACAGGCGAACCCTCCGCCCCCATCCGCCAGCGAGTCCAGCAGGCTAGGGAACGCGCCCGCGATCGCTTCCGCAACGATCCCAGCCTGCACAGTAACGCCCAAATGCAAAGCCACCACCTGCGTCAATGGTGCCAGTTGGACGAAACTTCCCGCAATATCTTAGAAGGGGCAATTCGCAAACTCGGCTTATCCGCCCGCGCCACCGACCGGATTTTGAAAGTTGCGCGAACCATCGCCGACTTAGCCGGAGACGACACCCTAAAAACGCCCCATGTTGCCGAAGCGATCCAATATCGCACCATCGACCGGATGAGTTAG
- a CDS encoding dienelactone hydrolase family protein produces MRFLRKYAFVVLVPLAVLLLSSFHLGAWGQTPSTIQRQVVEYSQGGQLLEGYLAFDSAQTGPRPGVMVVHEWKGINDYTRRRADQLAEMGYIAFAADIYGKGIRPQTNDEAREQATLYRSNRPLLRDRANAGLNLLRNHPLSDNNRLAAIGYCFGGTTVLELARSGADLEGAVSFHGNLDTPNPQDAEQIQAKVLVLHGADDPLVPDTQVAAFQKEMRDAQVDWQLIAYGGAVHSFTNPDAGNDPSQGSAYNAEADRRSWEHMKQFFAEVFPD; encoded by the coding sequence ATGCGATTTTTGAGAAAGTATGCCTTTGTGGTTTTGGTTCCGCTAGCGGTTCTGCTGTTGTCTTCTTTTCACTTAGGGGCATGGGGTCAAACCCCCTCAACGATTCAACGTCAAGTGGTCGAGTATTCCCAAGGCGGTCAATTGCTAGAAGGCTATCTGGCGTTTGATTCTGCCCAAACGGGGCCGCGTCCGGGGGTGATGGTGGTGCATGAGTGGAAGGGGATTAATGACTACACCAGACGGCGCGCGGATCAACTGGCAGAAATGGGTTATATTGCCTTTGCTGCGGATATTTATGGGAAAGGCATTCGCCCGCAAACCAATGACGAAGCCAGAGAACAAGCGACTTTATACCGTTCTAATCGGCCGCTATTGCGCGATCGCGCCAACGCAGGTTTAAATCTTCTCCGCAATCATCCCCTTTCCGATAATAATCGTCTCGCCGCGATTGGTTACTGTTTTGGTGGCACGACTGTATTAGAATTAGCCCGCAGTGGTGCGGATTTAGAGGGCGCGGTTAGTTTCCACGGCAATCTCGATACCCCTAACCCCCAAGATGCCGAACAAATTCAAGCGAAGGTGTTAGTGTTGCACGGGGCGGACGATCCGCTGGTTCCTGATACCCAGGTAGCTGCTTTCCAAAAGGAAATGCGCGATGCTCAGGTAGACTGGCAATTGATTGCCTATGGTGGGGCGGTGCATAGTTTCACGAACCCAGACGCCGGGAACGATCCGTCTCAAGGATCTGCTTATAATGCTGAAGCGGATCGGCGGTCTTGGGAACACATGAAACAGTTTTTTGCTGAGGTTTTCCCAGACTAA
- the acnB gene encoding bifunctional aconitate hydratase 2/2-methylisocitrate dehydratase: MLAEYRKHVAERALLGIPPLPLNAQQTTELCELLKNPPAGEEEALLDLLRDRIPPGVDEAAYIKAGFLSAIAKGEIQCPLIVPQGAVSLLGTMIGGYNVQSLVELLKSKDSNIASAAATALSKTTLVFDAFNDVLELSETNPYAKQVIDAWANAAWFIGRSQLPKQITVTVFKVPGETNTDDLSPAPHATTRPDIPLHALAMLESRMPDALETLVELKQKGHPVAYVGDVVGTGSSRKSAINSVLWHIGQDIPFVPNKRSGSYILGGKIAPIFFNTAEDSGALPIECDVTQMNTGDVITIYPYEGKITNESGETISTFTLKPETILDEVRAGGRIPLLIGRSLTDKTRQALGLEASTLFARPTTPEDTGKGFTLAQKMVGKACGLPGVRPGTSCEPMMTTVGSQDTTGPMTRDELKELACLGFSADLVMQSFCHTAAYPKPVDIKTHKQLPDFFATRGGVALRPGDGIIHSWLNRMLLPDTVGTGGDSHTRFPLGISFPAGSGLVAFAAALGAMPLDMPESVLVRFTGNLQPGVTLRDIVNAIPWVAMQQGKLTVGKENKQNVFNGRIMEMEGLPDLKVEQAFELTDATAERSCAGCTIKLGTETVSEYLRSNVALLKNMVARGYQDARTIMRRVAKMEEWLANPVLMAGDADAEYADILEIDLNQIKEPIVAAPNDPDNVKLMSECAGDKIDEVFIGSCMTNIGHYRAAAKILEGAGTVKGRLWICPPTRMDEKQLREEGVYGIFAAAGARTEMPGCSLCMGNQARVEDGATVFSTSTRNFNNRMGKDARVYLGSAELAAVCALLGRIPTVEEYLEIVKQKVDPFAGDLYRYLNFDQIAGFEDEGRVVPLEEMPRIEDILGMPTPASR; this comes from the coding sequence ATGCTTGCTGAATATCGGAAGCACGTAGCGGAACGGGCTTTATTAGGGATACCTCCGCTGCCTTTAAATGCCCAACAAACCACCGAACTGTGCGAACTGCTGAAAAATCCCCCAGCAGGTGAAGAAGAAGCACTGTTAGACTTATTACGCGATCGCATTCCGCCCGGTGTTGATGAAGCGGCATATATTAAAGCCGGATTTCTCAGCGCGATCGCCAAAGGTGAAATTCAATGTCCCCTGATTGTACCGCAAGGAGCCGTTTCGCTTCTGGGAACCATGATCGGCGGCTACAATGTGCAATCATTGGTCGAACTCCTCAAATCAAAGGATTCTAACATCGCCTCAGCCGCCGCCACCGCCCTGAGTAAAACCACCCTCGTCTTTGATGCGTTTAACGACGTACTCGAACTTTCCGAAACCAACCCCTACGCCAAACAAGTCATCGACGCTTGGGCAAATGCGGCGTGGTTTATTGGGCGTTCTCAGCTTCCCAAACAAATTACCGTCACCGTCTTCAAAGTTCCCGGCGAAACCAACACCGACGACCTTTCTCCCGCCCCCCACGCCACCACCCGCCCAGATATTCCCCTGCACGCCCTAGCGATGCTAGAGTCGCGGATGCCAGACGCCCTAGAAACCCTAGTAGAACTCAAGCAAAAAGGGCATCCCGTCGCTTACGTTGGCGATGTTGTGGGAACGGGTTCTTCTCGGAAATCTGCCATCAACTCCGTCCTCTGGCACATTGGTCAAGATATCCCCTTCGTCCCCAATAAGCGCAGCGGCAGCTACATCCTCGGCGGTAAAATTGCCCCCATCTTCTTCAATACTGCTGAAGACTCCGGCGCATTACCCATCGAATGCGATGTCACCCAGATGAACACCGGGGATGTGATTACCATCTATCCCTACGAGGGCAAAATCACCAACGAAAGTGGCGAAACCATTTCCACCTTCACCCTCAAACCCGAAACCATCTTAGATGAAGTCCGCGCCGGGGGACGCATCCCGTTGTTAATTGGGCGCAGCCTCACCGATAAAACCCGCCAAGCCTTGGGTTTAGAGGCTTCCACCCTATTCGCCCGTCCGACAACGCCCGAAGATACAGGTAAAGGCTTCACCCTAGCACAGAAAATGGTGGGGAAAGCCTGCGGTTTACCCGGCGTTCGCCCCGGAACATCCTGCGAACCGATGATGACTACAGTTGGATCGCAAGATACCACAGGCCCGATGACGCGCGACGAACTCAAAGAACTCGCCTGTCTCGGCTTCTCTGCGGATTTAGTGATGCAGAGTTTCTGCCATACGGCAGCTTATCCCAAACCCGTCGATATCAAAACCCACAAACAACTTCCCGATTTCTTTGCAACTCGCGGCGGCGTTGCTTTGCGCCCCGGCGATGGAATTATCCACTCCTGGTTAAACCGGATGTTGCTACCCGATACGGTAGGAACCGGCGGCGACTCCCACACCCGTTTCCCCTTGGGAATTTCTTTCCCCGCCGGATCGGGTTTAGTGGCGTTTGCGGCGGCTTTGGGCGCAATGCCTTTAGATATGCCGGAATCTGTTTTAGTCCGGTTTACGGGTAACTTGCAACCCGGTGTCACCCTGCGCGATATTGTTAATGCCATTCCCTGGGTGGCAATGCAGCAAGGGAAGCTAACTGTTGGCAAAGAGAATAAGCAAAACGTCTTCAACGGGCGGATTATGGAAATGGAAGGTTTGCCAGACTTGAAAGTCGAACAAGCCTTTGAGTTAACCGATGCCACAGCCGAACGTTCCTGCGCGGGTTGTACGATTAAACTGGGTACGGAAACGGTTTCTGAGTATCTGCGTTCTAATGTCGCCTTGCTGAAAAATATGGTTGCCCGTGGCTACCAAGATGCACGAACCATTATGCGCCGAGTGGCCAAGATGGAAGAATGGCTGGCTAACCCCGTCCTGATGGCAGGCGATGCGGATGCTGAATATGCAGATATCCTAGAAATTGATTTGAATCAAATCAAAGAACCCATTGTTGCAGCCCCTAATGACCCCGACAATGTGAAACTGATGTCGGAATGTGCGGGCGACAAAATCGATGAGGTGTTTATCGGTTCCTGCATGACCAATATCGGCCATTATCGCGCGGCGGCGAAGATCCTAGAAGGGGCGGGTACGGTGAAGGGTCGCCTGTGGATTTGTCCGCCAACTCGGATGGATGAGAAGCAGTTACGCGAAGAAGGCGTTTATGGTATCTTTGCGGCGGCAGGTGCCAGAACGGAAATGCCCGGTTGTTCGCTGTGTATGGGCAACCAAGCCCGCGTTGAAGATGGGGCGACGGTGTTTTCTACCTCTACCCGTAACTTTAATAACCGCATGGGCAAAGATGCCAGGGTATATTTGGGTTCTGCGGAACTGGCGGCGGTTTGCGCCCTTCTCGGTCGCATTCCCACGGTGGAAGAATACCTGGAAATTGTCAAACAGAAAGTCGATCCGTTTGCGGGCGATTTATATCGCTATCTCAACTTTGACCAAATTGCCGGGTTTGAAGATGAGGGGCGCGTTGTTCCTCTAGAAGAGATGCCTCGGATTGAGGATATTCTGGGAATGCCAACTCCAGCAAGCCGTTAG